A region from the Microcoleus sp. FACHB-672 genome encodes:
- a CDS encoding glycosyl hydrolase family 28-related protein translates to MSRKPANRRFKKFWQVFLVIALFFTFFGGIYSLSVAYNYLTALEIPQSETATFTANPSSTCGSATGSPTDNPISARYGNSTYSWTNQIKWNCVYNIKDFQGSPIERFNTARDAASAGGGGVVYFPAGTYNFTDSISLKNGVVIRGANPATQDAKAGSYAPPTKFVFPKYEPKLSGNGTPNQTAFKKILTTSPNQDSNIGLVNLDINRAGIYWEGDTNSGKNKNIIIFGIRNNNVADPDPNIPNTSFQEPWMRYSHRFAANLKINAYENVLVANNRINDAITDNYDQPGYKVRALKGNNIITYSEGNKVPFHYGNHYGIVVNRSKAGGYSLAGNPQTEPGLFRKGIVIRDNWVYHTMRVGIQASGEGLIIQNNQIQDNENKQWWTDPTGIKEPQGSVTLENRAIDWSGWNVRLEGNNYQVYRHRIMDTKYLSVDGEGILVQECCGGTQVNGATLTKNQGNSYIGFYKVPSIRNVNITENKLFDNITNTELIYVVADTNKQSNSMENVRVENNTVNGGILAKATLGGSGNLIKNNTGNNTGAIEASCHVEASGNTGFQTKPCLN, encoded by the coding sequence ATGAGCCGAAAACCTGCGAACCGACGTTTTAAAAAGTTCTGGCAAGTTTTTTTAGTTATCGCTTTATTTTTTACTTTTTTTGGTGGAATCTACAGTCTGTCTGTTGCTTACAATTATCTGACAGCCTTGGAAATTCCCCAGTCTGAAACTGCCACATTCACCGCCAACCCTTCATCTACTTGCGGTAGTGCTACCGGCAGCCCCACAGATAACCCAATTTCAGCGCGTTACGGCAATTCCACGTATTCTTGGACAAATCAAATAAAGTGGAATTGTGTTTATAACATTAAAGATTTTCAAGGTTCTCCAATCGAGCGATTTAATACCGCGCGAGATGCCGCATCAGCCGGTGGTGGAGGTGTGGTTTACTTTCCTGCCGGCACTTATAATTTTACCGATAGTATTTCTCTAAAAAATGGCGTTGTTATTCGCGGCGCAAATCCTGCTACTCAAGATGCGAAAGCCGGCTCTTATGCTCCCCCGACAAAGTTTGTCTTTCCTAAATACGAGCCAAAATTATCAGGAAACGGAACCCCCAACCAGACAGCGTTTAAAAAAATTCTAACCACTTCACCCAATCAAGATAGTAATATTGGTCTTGTTAACCTTGATATTAATCGTGCCGGCATTTATTGGGAGGGAGATACGAATAGCGGGAAAAACAAAAATATTATCATCTTTGGCATTCGTAACAACAACGTTGCCGATCCAGATCCGAATATTCCCAATACTTCCTTTCAAGAACCTTGGATGCGATATAGTCATCGCTTTGCCGCCAATTTAAAAATTAATGCTTATGAAAATGTTTTAGTTGCCAATAATCGGATTAACGATGCGATTACCGACAATTACGATCAACCGGGCTATAAAGTTAGAGCGTTAAAAGGTAACAATATTATTACTTATTCCGAAGGTAATAAAGTCCCTTTTCACTACGGCAATCATTACGGAATTGTCGTGAATCGTTCCAAAGCCGGTGGATATAGTCTTGCCGGCAATCCGCAAACCGAGCCAGGATTATTTCGCAAAGGAATTGTTATTCGTGATAACTGGGTTTATCACACCATGCGAGTGGGAATTCAAGCATCCGGTGAAGGTTTAATCATTCAAAATAATCAAATTCAAGATAACGAAAATAAACAATGGTGGACAGATCCCACCGGCATCAAAGAACCACAAGGTTCCGTCACCTTAGAAAACCGTGCAATTGATTGGTCTGGGTGGAATGTTCGCCTAGAAGGAAATAACTATCAAGTTTACCGGCATCGAATCATGGATACTAAATATCTCAGCGTTGATGGGGAAGGAATTTTAGTCCAAGAATGCTGCGGTGGAACTCAAGTTAATGGAGCGACCCTTACTAAAAATCAGGGAAATTCTTATATTGGTTTTTATAAGGTTCCCTCAATCCGCAATGTCAACATTACTGAAAATAAATTATTTGACAATATTACAAATACTGAATTAATTTATGTTGTAGCAGATACGAATAAACAATCTAATTCAATGGAAAATGTGCGAGTTGAAAATAACACAGTAAACGGAGGAATTTTAGCAAAAGCCACTTTAGGAGGTAGCGGCAACTTAATCAAAAATAATACAGGAAATAACACAGGAGCAATCGAAGCATCCTGCCATGTAGAAGCCAGCGGAAATACAGGGTTCCAAACCAAACCTTGCTTAAACTAA
- the recR gene encoding recombination mediator RecR → MEIYSHRRRLKVYTRPLARLIEQLQRLPGIGPKTAQRLALHILKRPDTEIQALAQSLIEAKQQVGLCQVCFHLSAEPVCEICRNPTRDNETICVVADSRDVIALEKTREYRGKYHVLGGVISPMDGIGPEQLSIQPLVQRVSGQQIKEVILAISPSVEGETTTLYVGRSLKLFTKVTRIAFGLPMGADLEYADEMTLARALEGRREL, encoded by the coding sequence ATGGAGATTTACAGCCACCGAAGGAGGCTCAAAGTTTACACACGTCCTTTAGCTCGTCTGATTGAGCAGCTGCAACGGTTACCCGGAATTGGCCCGAAAACCGCGCAGCGCTTAGCGTTGCATATCCTCAAGCGACCAGACACCGAAATCCAAGCGCTGGCCCAATCTTTAATTGAGGCCAAACAACAGGTCGGGTTGTGTCAAGTGTGTTTTCACCTCTCAGCAGAGCCGGTGTGCGAAATTTGCCGCAACCCCACCAGAGACAACGAGACGATCTGCGTGGTTGCAGACTCCCGCGACGTAATTGCTTTAGAAAAAACGCGAGAGTATCGCGGGAAGTATCACGTTTTGGGCGGAGTCATTTCACCGATGGATGGGATTGGCCCAGAGCAACTCAGCATTCAACCCCTAGTGCAGCGGGTGAGTGGACAACAGATTAAGGAAGTCATTCTGGCCATTAGTCCCAGTGTGGAAGGAGAGACGACGACCCTATATGTGGGCCGGTCGCTTAAGCTTTTCACCAAGGTGACGCGCATTGCCTTTGGCTTACCGATGGGTGCCGATCTAGAATATGCGGATGAGATGACCCTAGCGCGGGCGTTAGAAGGCCGGCGGGAGTTATAA
- a CDS encoding ribonuclease J produces MTQNESSTALKIIPLGGLHEIGKNTCVFEYNDEMILLDAGLAFPTDSMHGVNIVLPDMTYVRENRHKIKGMIVTHGHEDHIGGIAFHLKQFDIPVIYGPRLAMALLEGKLEEAGVSNRTELRKVGPRDMVRIGSSFFVEFIRNTHSIADSFTIAIHTPVGILIHTGDFKVDHTPVDGEFFDFQRLAEYGEKGVVCLMSDSTNSETPGFTASERSVFPNLDRVFSQAQGRLFVTTFASSVHRLQMILELAKKHNRIVSVVGRSMLNVIAHARNLGYIKCEDNLFEPLHAIRQLPDERVLILTTGSQGEPMSAMTRIAHGEHRQIKIRKGDTVVFSANPIPGNTIAVVNTIDKLMIQGANVVYGRDKGIHVSGHGCQEDQKLMIALTRPKFFLPVHGEHRMLVQHSKTAQSMGIPAENMVIINNGDVVELTETSMRIADKVPSGLELVDSSRSGVVKDNVLKERQQLAEDGVVTIAAAIDWNGQMTAQPEVHLRGVVSSVERMLLQQWVSEILAGLLNDRWTEFAKPSNDSELEVDWAGLHVQIERELQRMLRRELQSNPLLVFLMQTPQEAPMKTAGRRRRPTAKVAS; encoded by the coding sequence ATGACCCAAAACGAATCTTCAACAGCCCTAAAAATTATTCCCCTAGGGGGATTGCACGAAATCGGCAAAAATACGTGCGTCTTTGAATACAACGACGAAATGATTTTGTTGGATGCCGGTTTAGCATTTCCCACCGACTCCATGCACGGGGTAAATATTGTCCTGCCAGACATGACCTACGTGCGGGAAAACCGGCACAAAATTAAAGGCATGATTGTCACCCACGGTCATGAAGACCACATCGGCGGCATTGCCTTTCACTTAAAGCAATTTGACATTCCAGTAATTTACGGCCCGCGCTTAGCAATGGCCTTACTGGAAGGCAAACTCGAAGAAGCCGGTGTTTCCAACCGCACCGAACTGAGAAAAGTTGGCCCGCGCGATATGGTGCGAATTGGTTCCTCATTCTTTGTGGAATTTATTCGCAACACCCACTCCATCGCAGACAGCTTCACCATCGCCATTCACACCCCAGTTGGCATTCTCATTCACACCGGCGACTTCAAAGTTGACCACACGCCGGTTGATGGTGAATTTTTTGACTTTCAAAGATTGGCTGAGTATGGCGAAAAAGGCGTAGTCTGCCTGATGAGCGACTCAACTAACTCGGAAACCCCAGGATTTACGGCGTCAGAACGGTCTGTTTTTCCCAATCTAGATCGGGTTTTCTCTCAGGCACAAGGTCGCTTATTTGTTACCACCTTTGCCTCCTCAGTTCACCGGCTGCAGATGATTTTGGAGCTGGCTAAAAAACACAATCGGATTGTATCTGTCGTTGGCAGATCCATGCTGAATGTGATCGCACACGCCCGCAACTTGGGTTATATCAAGTGCGAAGATAACTTGTTTGAGCCGTTGCACGCGATTCGCCAGCTACCGGATGAGCGAGTCTTGATTTTGACCACCGGCTCTCAAGGTGAGCCAATGTCTGCCATGACGCGCATTGCTCATGGGGAACACCGGCAGATCAAAATCCGCAAAGGCGATACCGTCGTCTTCTCTGCTAACCCTATCCCTGGCAATACCATCGCCGTTGTCAATACCATCGACAAGCTGATGATTCAGGGTGCTAACGTGGTTTATGGCCGAGATAAAGGCATTCACGTTTCCGGGCATGGCTGTCAGGAAGATCAAAAACTGATGATTGCCCTCACCCGTCCGAAATTCTTCTTGCCGGTTCACGGTGAGCACCGGATGTTAGTCCAGCACTCCAAAACCGCGCAGAGTATGGGCATCCCCGCTGAGAATATGGTAATTATCAATAACGGAGATGTTGTTGAATTAACCGAAACCAGTATGCGGATCGCGGATAAAGTGCCTTCTGGGTTGGAACTGGTGGATTCTTCCCGTTCTGGTGTGGTGAAAGACAACGTCCTGAAAGAACGTCAGCAGCTTGCAGAAGATGGCGTTGTGACGATTGCCGCCGCGATTGACTGGAATGGTCAGATGACAGCGCAGCCGGAAGTTCACCTGCGAGGGGTGGTATCATCCGTTGAGCGAATGCTCTTGCAACAGTGGGTCAGCGAAATTCTGGCAGGTTTATTGAATGATCGCTGGACAGAGTTTGCCAAACCTTCAAATGATAGCGAACTGGAAGTCGATTGGGCCGGCCTTCATGTCCAAATTGAGCGCGAACTGCAACGAATGCTGCGCCGCGAATTGCAAAGCAATCCTTTACTCGTGTTCTTGATGCAAACGCCTCAAGAAGCCCCGATGAAAACTGCCGGCAGACGCCGCCGCCCAACTGCTAAAGTCGCTTCGTAA
- the dapA gene encoding 4-hydroxy-tetrahydrodipicolinate synthase, protein MVNFGRVVTAMLTPFKEDGSVNYAVAERLAAHLASHGSDALVVCGTTGESPTLSWDEEYQLFQVVQQAVAGKAKVIAGTGSNSTTEAIAATQKAARIGLDGSLQVVPYYNKPPQEGLYQHFKAIAGAVPDLPLMLYNIPGRTGQNLLPETVAKLAEVPNIVAIKEASGNLDQVTQVRHATPEEFKIYSGDDSLTLPMLAVGAAGVVSVASHLVGEQLQEMIEAFETGKTGKATQIHLQLFPLFKALFATTNPIPVKTALKLQGWDVGSTRLPLCDPPAEVSQALSAVLKELSLLQTSVW, encoded by the coding sequence GTGGTAAATTTTGGACGGGTTGTGACGGCAATGCTTACGCCGTTCAAAGAAGATGGGAGTGTCAACTACGCAGTCGCTGAGAGACTGGCGGCGCATTTAGCGTCTCACGGATCAGATGCTTTAGTCGTTTGCGGGACAACCGGCGAGTCTCCCACATTAAGCTGGGACGAAGAATACCAGTTATTTCAGGTTGTGCAACAAGCCGTTGCCGGTAAAGCAAAAGTGATCGCCGGCACCGGCTCCAATTCCACGACAGAGGCGATCGCAGCGACCCAAAAAGCCGCTAGAATAGGATTGGACGGTTCTTTGCAGGTTGTCCCCTACTACAACAAGCCACCCCAGGAGGGACTTTATCAGCATTTCAAAGCGATCGCCGGTGCAGTGCCCGACCTACCGTTGATGCTGTACAACATTCCGGGACGCACTGGCCAAAATCTTTTGCCAGAAACCGTTGCGAAATTAGCTGAAGTTCCCAACATTGTGGCAATCAAGGAAGCAAGTGGCAACCTGGATCAAGTCACTCAAGTTCGACACGCCACGCCAGAGGAATTCAAGATATACTCTGGAGATGATTCCCTTACCCTTCCCATGTTGGCGGTTGGGGCTGCCGGCGTCGTCAGTGTTGCCTCTCATTTGGTGGGAGAACAACTCCAAGAAATGATCGAAGCATTTGAAACTGGCAAAACCGGCAAGGCAACTCAAATACACCTGCAATTATTCCCCCTATTTAAAGCCCTGTTTGCAACAACCAATCCAATTCCAGTCAAGACAGCGCTTAAACTTCAAGGCTGGGATGTGGGTTCAACACGCTTACCCCTGTGTGATCCACCGGCTGAAGTCAGTCAAGCTTTATCAGCGGTGCTCAAAGAGTTATCTCTCCTGCAAACTAGCGTGTGGTAG
- a CDS encoding bifunctional serine/threonine-protein kinase/formylglycine-generating enzyme family protein — protein sequence MLAAGKILRNRYEIVKLLGSGGFGETYLANDLDIPVTPKPKCVVKRLQPEAINPDIQRLFHKEAQILYKLAQNHERIPKLFAYFEENQEFYLIQEFIEGHDLSQELSPGKKLSETYAIKLLQEILEILAYVHQNNIIHRDIKPQNIMRRKDGKLMLIDFGAVKEIGNQKTILSRQTSRTVSIGTLGFMPSEQAMGKPKPSSDIYALGKTVIFALTGVEPDLLKEDNDGEVIWKNHASVNNDFADILNKMVRDHFTGRYANATEALQALNSLMLGYAFPTAPSQTTKVISAFALSTSPFQFTTFTVDAIGLMVSSQQKQAEVFAEKLGNNVILEMVSIKGGRFLMGSPDTEEERHSDESPQHGVTLQPFFLGKYPVTQAQWEAVMGNNPSRFQGNNRPVENVSWNDAVVFCQKLSRKTGRNYCLPSEAEWEYACRAGTTTPFYFGETIMPNLANYDGNYTYASAPKGVYLQQTTNVGSFPPNAFGLYDMHGNVWEWCQDVWHKNYNGAPSDGSGWESGGNSNRRMRRGGSWSNYPMLCRSAVRLWHEPGNWFYDIGFRVALVPARTI from the coding sequence ATGCTCGCTGCCGGTAAAATCCTGCGGAATCGCTACGAAATCGTCAAGCTGCTGGGAAGTGGCGGGTTTGGGGAAACCTATTTGGCAAACGACTTAGATATTCCCGTCACCCCGAAGCCTAAATGTGTCGTCAAGCGGCTGCAACCCGAAGCGATCAACCCTGATATTCAACGTTTATTTCACAAAGAAGCACAAATTTTATATAAACTCGCGCAAAACCATGAGCGCATTCCCAAACTATTTGCGTATTTTGAAGAAAATCAAGAATTTTATCTCATTCAGGAATTTATCGAAGGGCATGACTTAAGCCAAGAATTGAGTCCAGGCAAAAAGTTAAGCGAAACCTATGCGATTAAATTGTTGCAGGAAATTTTAGAAATTCTGGCGTATGTTCACCAGAACAATATCATCCACCGAGATATTAAACCCCAGAATATTATGCGGCGAAAAGATGGCAAGTTGATGCTAATCGACTTTGGGGCAGTTAAGGAGATTGGCAACCAGAAGACAATTTTATCAAGACAAACGAGCCGCACGGTTTCTATTGGAACGCTTGGTTTTATGCCCAGTGAACAAGCAATGGGCAAGCCAAAACCAAGCAGCGATATTTACGCACTGGGAAAGACAGTCATTTTTGCTTTGACTGGTGTAGAGCCTGACTTACTCAAAGAAGATAATGACGGGGAAGTGATTTGGAAAAATCACGCTTCTGTGAACAACGATTTCGCAGACATCTTAAATAAAATGGTGCGCGATCACTTCACTGGGCGCTATGCAAATGCGACAGAAGCTTTGCAAGCTCTAAATTCTTTGATGCTAGGATATGCGTTTCCAACAGCGCCATCTCAAACGACTAAAGTAATCTCAGCGTTCGCCCTTTCAACTTCCCCCTTTCAATTCACAACCTTTACTGTCGATGCCATAGGACTAATGGTTAGCAGTCAACAAAAACAAGCGGAAGTTTTTGCAGAAAAACTCGGTAACAATGTAATTCTCGAAATGGTATCAATTAAGGGCGGCAGATTTCTCATGGGTTCCCCCGACACGGAAGAAGAGCGACATAGCGATGAAAGTCCCCAGCATGGGGTAACGCTACAGCCGTTTTTCCTAGGCAAATATCCTGTCACTCAAGCGCAGTGGGAAGCTGTGATGGGCAATAACCCCAGCCGCTTTCAAGGAAATAATAGGCCAGTAGAAAATGTATCTTGGAATGATGCCGTTGTATTTTGCCAGAAACTTTCACGAAAAACGGGACGCAACTATTGTTTACCCAGCGAGGCGGAGTGGGAATATGCCTGCCGCGCCGGCACCACCACCCCCTTTTATTTTGGCGAGACAATCATGCCTAATTTGGCTAACTATGATGGCAACTACACTTATGCCTCGGCACCGAAAGGTGTTTACCTACAACAAACAACTAATGTCGGGAGTTTTCCACCCAATGCCTTTGGGCTGTATGATATGCACGGCAATGTTTGGGAGTGGTGTCAAGATGTCTGGCATAAAAATTACAACGGTGCGCCTTCTGATGGCAGTGGGTGGGAAAGTGGAGGAAATAGTAATCGCCGGATGCGGCGTGGAGGTTCTTGGAGTAATTACCCCATGCTCTGCCGCAGTGCGGTTCGTCTCTGGCACGAGCCGGGTAACTGGTTCTACGACATCGGTTTTCGGGTGGCACTCGTTCCCGCGAGGACTATTTAA
- a CDS encoding Mo-dependent nitrogenase C-terminal domain-containing protein, with the protein MNVSHNTIRTITIASWVWIAKPETPMSAATTANYPSQKPGFDPLQPLRQWLDQVQVQNRELAHQLCQLIPAQCPFERDIKVFGRTLFHIPPMCKLNPLYEEVVGLRFRALCYLADQCGEDVTRYC; encoded by the coding sequence ATGAATGTATCCCACAATACCATACGGACAATCACCATTGCAAGCTGGGTATGGATTGCCAAACCGGAAACCCCTATGAGTGCAGCAACAACAGCGAATTATCCTTCTCAAAAACCCGGCTTTGATCCACTCCAACCCTTGCGGCAGTGGCTCGATCAAGTACAAGTCCAAAACCGCGAATTGGCTCACCAGCTTTGCCAACTGATTCCCGCTCAATGCCCGTTTGAGCGCGACATCAAAGTGTTTGGGCGCACCCTGTTTCACATTCCCCCGATGTGCAAGCTCAACCCCCTCTACGAAGAAGTCGTGGGGCTGCGTTTCCGTGCACTTTGCTACCTAGCAGATCAATGCGGTGAAGATGTCACTCGCTACTGCTAA
- a CDS encoding DUF427 domain-containing protein: MPKAVWNGAVLAESDKGQVVESNYYFPPDAINQQYFKESNTHTTCPWKGVASYYSIEVDGQVNKDAAWYYPQTKDAAKNIEGYIAFWKGVKVE, from the coding sequence ATGCCGAAAGCAGTGTGGAACGGTGCTGTGTTAGCCGAAAGCGATAAAGGTCAAGTGGTGGAAAGTAATTATTATTTTCCGCCAGATGCCATTAACCAGCAGTATTTCAAGGAAAGTAACACGCACACCACCTGTCCTTGGAAAGGGGTTGCGAGTTATTACAGCATTGAGGTTGATGGTCAAGTCAACAAGGATGCGGCTTGGTACTATCCGCAAACAAAGGATGCAGCGAAGAATATTGAAGGATATATCGCGTTTTGGAAAGGTGTAAAGGTTGAATAA
- the recQ gene encoding DNA helicase RecQ: MSAKIPLPATQPLSLEQALKHFFGYDSFRPGQRQIVEDALAHRDSLIIMPTGGGKSLCFQLPALLKPGVTVVVSPLIALMQDQVEALQNNGIGATFLNSTLNWQEVRAREEAILAGNIKLLYVAPERLLADRFLPFLEQVRSLLGVCAFAIDEAHCVSEWGHDFRPEYRQMQHLRRRYPDIPIMALTATATTRVRQDIIQQLALQEPCIHIASFNRPNLYYEVRPKNKQSYRELLQLIKQAGGSSIIYCLSRRKVDELAFKLQQDKISALPYHAGMSDEQRSINQTRFIRDDVQVMVATIAFGMGINKPDVRCVIHNDLPRNLESYYQESGRAGRDGEPARCILFFSYGDKKSIEHFIDQKPDPQEQRIAHQQLRRMIDYAEGTDCRRTIQLSYFGEEFAGNCDTCDNCRQPKPIQDWTIEAQKFLSCVARCKERFGMTYIIDVLRGSKKEKILQYKHHELSTYGIGMDKTADDWKLLGRSLVHQGLLDETADGYQVLKLNERSWEVLRKQRSVSIAVPSVPAASTETDKDRHSAEIEMLVSRLRSLRKQLANEQSLPPYMVFADSTLRLMAQQRPLTPEEFSQISGVGDYKLAQYGQRFIAEIQAYCQEHGISPRASLHNSASVEPTTLKQKPPDSVNLPTYTQMQTLELHRQGLSVEAIAKQRNLKPITITNHLAELIEMNQPVDLNQIVPLLDRQKILQAIEAVGTHALKPVYEYLEETYSYGEIRLVGAWLRNGQKALTKPENQP, encoded by the coding sequence ATGTCAGCAAAAATCCCGTTACCGGCAACCCAGCCCTTGTCTTTAGAACAAGCACTCAAACATTTTTTTGGCTATGACAGCTTCCGTCCCGGACAGCGGCAGATTGTAGAGGACGCCTTAGCTCACCGGGATTCGCTGATCATCATGCCTACCGGCGGCGGAAAATCCCTGTGCTTTCAGTTGCCGGCACTCCTCAAACCCGGCGTCACAGTGGTAGTATCGCCGCTGATCGCCTTAATGCAAGATCAGGTAGAAGCGCTGCAAAATAACGGCATTGGCGCAACCTTTCTCAACAGTACCCTCAACTGGCAAGAAGTCCGGGCGCGTGAAGAAGCCATCCTCGCCGGCAACATTAAACTACTCTACGTCGCTCCAGAACGGCTTTTAGCAGATAGATTTTTACCCTTCTTAGAGCAAGTGCGATCCTTGCTGGGTGTCTGTGCCTTTGCCATCGATGAAGCCCATTGTGTCTCCGAGTGGGGGCACGACTTCCGCCCAGAATACCGGCAAATGCAACACTTGCGCCGGCGCTACCCAGACATCCCAATCATGGCGTTAACCGCCACCGCCACCACTCGCGTACGCCAAGATATTATTCAGCAACTGGCGCTACAGGAACCTTGCATTCATATCGCCAGTTTCAACCGGCCTAATCTTTACTACGAAGTTCGCCCCAAAAATAAGCAATCTTATAGAGAACTCCTGCAACTAATCAAACAAGCCGGTGGCAGCAGCATTATCTACTGCCTCAGCCGGCGCAAAGTCGATGAACTTGCTTTTAAATTGCAGCAAGATAAAATTTCCGCCCTGCCCTATCATGCCGGTATGAGCGATGAACAGCGCAGCATCAATCAAACTCGCTTCATTCGCGATGATGTGCAAGTTATGGTTGCCACGATCGCCTTTGGCATGGGTATCAACAAACCCGACGTGCGCTGTGTGATCCATAACGACTTGCCGCGAAATTTAGAAAGCTATTATCAAGAATCGGGACGGGCGGGGCGAGATGGAGAGCCGGCACGCTGTATTCTGTTCTTCAGCTATGGCGACAAAAAAAGCATCGAACACTTCATCGACCAAAAACCAGACCCTCAAGAACAGCGAATCGCCCATCAGCAACTGCGCCGCATGATCGATTACGCCGAAGGCACAGACTGCCGGCGCACCATCCAACTGAGTTACTTTGGTGAAGAATTTGCCGGCAACTGCGACACCTGCGACAACTGCCGGCAGCCCAAACCCATCCAAGACTGGACAATCGAAGCCCAAAAATTCCTCTCGTGCGTTGCCCGTTGTAAAGAACGCTTCGGCATGACCTATATTATCGACGTACTGCGCGGCTCCAAAAAAGAGAAAATCCTACAGTACAAACATCACGAACTCTCAACCTATGGCATCGGCATGGATAAAACCGCCGATGATTGGAAACTCCTCGGGCGATCACTCGTGCATCAAGGTTTATTAGACGAAACCGCAGATGGTTATCAAGTCCTGAAACTCAACGAACGCAGTTGGGAAGTTTTGCGAAAACAACGCTCAGTTTCAATCGCCGTTCCCAGCGTGCCGGCAGCGAGCACGGAGACAGACAAAGATCGCCACTCAGCAGAAATAGAAATGCTAGTCAGCCGGTTGCGATCACTCCGCAAACAACTCGCCAACGAGCAATCCCTGCCGCCTTACATGGTATTTGCCGATTCCACCCTGCGATTGATGGCCCAGCAAAGACCCCTAACTCCCGAAGAATTTAGCCAAATTTCCGGCGTAGGAGATTACAAACTCGCTCAATACGGGCAGCGCTTCATCGCCGAAATCCAAGCTTACTGTCAAGAACACGGCATCAGCCCACGGGCGAGTCTCCATAACAGCGCCTCAGTAGAACCGACAACCCTCAAACAAAAGCCCCCAGATTCAGTCAACCTTCCCACTTACACCCAAATGCAAACACTGGAATTGCACCGACAAGGTTTAAGCGTCGAAGCAATTGCCAAACAGCGCAACCTCAAACCCATCACCATCACCAACCATCTAGCTGAACTGATAGAAATGAATCAGCCAGTAGATTTAAACCAGATCGTGCCATTACTAGATCGGCAGAAGATTTTACAAGCCATCGAAGCCGTGGGAACCCACGCCCTCAAACCCGTTTATGAATATCTAGAGGAAACCTACAGTTACGGAGAAATTCGCCTAGTCGGCGCATGGCTGCGAAACGGACAAAAAGCACTCACAAAGCCAGAAAACCAACCCTAA